A window from Urocitellus parryii isolate mUroPar1 chromosome 1, mUroPar1.hap1, whole genome shotgun sequence encodes these proteins:
- the Osgepl1 gene encoding tRNA N6-adenosine threonylcarbamoyltransferase, mitochondrial, with product MLILNKTARVFFKPSKRKVDGFLRSFNFHPGTLFLHKIVLGIETSCDDTAAAVVDETGNVLGEAIHSQTEVHLKTGGIIPPVAQQLHRENIQRIVQEALCASGISPSELSAIATTIKPGLALSLGVGLSFSLQLVDQLKKPFIPIHHMEAHALTIRLTNKVEFPFLVLLISGGHCLLALVRGVSDFLLLGKSLDIAPGDMLDKVARRLSLIKHPECSTMSGGKAIEHLAKQGNRFHFDINSPMQRAKNCDFSFSGLQHVIDKIIMQKEKEEGIEKGQILSSAADIAAAVQHTTACHIAKRTHRAILFCKQRDLLSQSNAVLVVSGGVASNLYIRRALEIVTNATQCTLLCPPPRLCTDNGIMIAWNGIERLRAGLGILDNIEGIRYEPKCPLGVDISKEVAEAAIKVPRLKMKI from the exons ATGCTAATATTGAACAAGACAGCACGAGTTTTTTTTAAACCATCCAAAAGGAAAGTTGATGgatttttaagaagttttaattttcatcctGGAACactatttcttcataaaatagtATTGGGTATTGAAACAAGCTGTGATGATACAGCAGCTGCGGTGGTAGATGAAACTGGAAATGTGTTGGGAGAAGCAATACATTCCCAAACTGAAGTTCATTTAAA aacaGGTGGGATTATTCCTCCAGTAGCTCAACAACTtcatagagaaaacattcaacgaATAGTACAAGAAGCTCTTTGTGCCAGTGGAATATCTCCAAGTGAACTCTCAGCGATTGCAACTACCATAAAGCCAGGACTTGCTTTAAGCTTAGGAGTAGGCTTATCATTTAGTTTACAGCTGGTAGACCAGCTGAAAAAGCCATTCATCCCCATTCATCATATGGAGGCTCACGCACTGACTATTAGGTTGACCAATAAAGTAGAGTTtccatttttagttcttttgatttCTGGAGGTCACTGTCTCTTGGCATTAGTTCGAGGAGTTTCAGATTTTCTGCTTCTTGGAAAGTCTTTGGACATTGCACCAGGTGACATGCTTGACAAG gtAGCAAGAAGACTCTCTTTAATCAAACATCCAGAATGCTCCACCATGAGTGGTGGGAAGGCTATAGAACATTTGGCCAAACAAGGAAACAGATTTCATTTTGATATCAATTCACCCATGCAGCGTGctaaaaattgtgatttttctttttctgggctTCAACATGTTATCgataaaataataatgcaaaaggagaaagaggaag GAATTGAGAAGGGGCAAATCCTGTCTTCAGCTGCAGACATTGCTGCTGCAGTACAGCATACAACTGCGTGCCACATTGCAAAAAGAACACATCGTGCTATTCTGTTTTGCAAGCAGAGAGACTTGCTATCTCAGAGTAATGCAGTACTA GTTGTATCTGGAGGTGTTGCAAGTAACTTGTATATACGGAGAGCTCTGGAAATTGTAACAAATGCAACACAATGCACTTTGTTGTGTCCTCCCCCAAGACTATGCACTGATAATGGCATTATGATTGCATG GAATGGTATTGAAAGATTACGTGCTGGCTTGGGCATTTTAGACAACATAGAAGGCATCCGCTACGAACCAAA ATGTCCTCTTGGAGTAGATATATCAAAAGAAGTTGCAGAAGCTGCCATCAAAGTACCACGACTTAAAATGAAGATTTGA